A window from Neoarius graeffei isolate fNeoGra1 chromosome 14, fNeoGra1.pri, whole genome shotgun sequence encodes these proteins:
- the gpam gene encoding glycerol-3-phosphate acyltransferase 1, mitochondrial isoform X2 translates to MDISMVLGGQDSVLLSSSPDQVVSRLKHPCEEQDRSCSPSVLRSVTSTWKDGLLNRKRPFVGRCCYSCTPQSQGRLFNSSIPSLGLRNVIYINETHTRHRGWLARRLSYVLFVLERDVHKDMFARNVVDNVLNNTRVQSAIEEVASETRTDQKAVSKVRRKARGFLQEMVANISPSLIRLTGWTLLKLFNGFFWSIQIHKGQLEMVKKAASEYNAPLVFLPVHKSHIDYLLITFILFCHNIKAPHIAAGNNLNIPIFSTLIRKLGGFFIRRKLDETPDGKKDVLYRALLHAYTEELLQQQQFLEVYLEGTRSRSGKLSPARAGILSIVVDTLHAGSIPDVLIVPVGISYDRIIEGNYNSEQLGKPKKNESLWGVACGVWRMLRKNYGCVRVDFTQPFSLKEYLDTQRSRNLPAPLTLEQILIPTIIAARPDEAVFNREEEEHPDSRELSDEPWRRQVISNLAKHILFTANKSSAIMSTHIVACLLLYRHRQGVVLSKLVEDFFNMKEEILSRDFDLGFSGNSEDVVMHALNLLGNCVNVTSTNRNTEFIIAPSNTVPALFELNFYSNGLFHVFIADAIIACSALAMLREQVTEGELSTSSTLLSQERLICRAAGLSHFLSNEVIVALPCQTVYQVFHDAVTRLIQYGVLIVTDVRSSLINDDPLCRPLMGALPLVKK, encoded by the exons ATGGACATCAGCATGGTGCTAGGAGGTCAGGACAGTGTGCTGTTGTCTAGCAGTCCTGACCAGGTGGTCAGCCGTCTTAAGCATCCTTGTGAGGAGCAG GATCGAAGCTGCAGCCCTTCTGTCCTGCGCTCTGTGACCAGCACGTGGAAGGATGGCCTTCTGAACCGGAAACGGCCATTTGTAGGAAGATGCTGTTACTCTTGCACACCCCAGAGTCAG GGGCGACTTTTTAACTCCAGCATCCCCTCATTAGGACTTCGCAATGTAATTTACATCAACGAGACGCACACAAG ACACCGAGGCTGGCTGGCACGGAGACTCAGCTACGTGCTCTTTGTCCTGGAGAGAGATGTCCACAAAGACATGTTCGCCCGCAATGTGGTAGACAACGTCCTCAACAATACCAG GGTGCAGAGCGCAATAGAGGAGGTGGCATCAGAGACAAGAACAGACCAGAAGGCCGTGAGTAAAGTGAGGCGGAAGGCCAGAGGCTTTCTGCAAGAAATGGTGGCGAACATCTCACCTAGCCTCATCAG GTTGACAGGATGGACGTTGTTGAAACTGTTTAATGGCTTCTTCTGGAGCATTCAGATCCACAAAGGTCAGCTGGAGATGGTGAAGAAAGCTGCCTCTGAG taCAATGCGCCGCTGGTCTTCCTGCCTGTGCACAAGTCTCATATTGATTATCTTCTCATCACCTTCATCCTTTTCTGTCACAACATCAAAGCCCCGCACATTGCAGCTGGCAACAATCTCAACATCCCCATCTtcag CACGTTGATTCGCAAACTGGGAGGATTCTTCATTCGCCGTAAGCTGGATGAGACCCCAGATGGAAAGAAAGATGTCCTTTATAGAGCTCTCCTGCATGCG TACACAGAGGAGTTGTTGCAGCAGCAGCAGTTTTTGGAGGTTTATCTAGAAGGCACACGCTCTCGCAGTGGAAAGCTGTCTCCAGCACGTGCTGGCATTCTGTCCATCGTGGTGGACACCCTGCATGCCGGTTCTATTCCAGACGTGCTCATCGTGCCCGTTGGCATTTCCTACGACCGCATTATTGAGGGCAACTACAACAGCGAGCAGCTG GGAAAGCCCAAGAAGAATGAGAGTCTGTGGGGCGTGGCCTGTGGTGTGTGGAGAATGCTCCGGAAGAACTACGGCTGTGTGcgtgtggacttcactcagccttTCTCTCTCAAG GAATATCTTGACACGCAGCGAAGTCGAAATCTGCCAGCCCCACTGACTCTAGAGCAGATCCTCATCCCGACCATCATCGCAGCTCG GCCAGATGAGGCTGTGTTTaatagagaagaagaagaacacccaGATTCCAGAGAGCTGTCTGACGAGCCCTGGAGAAGGCAGGTCATCTCTAACCTGGCCAAGCACATTCTCTTCA CCGCCAACAAGTCCTCAGCAATCATGTCTACTCACATCGTGGCCTGTCTCCTGCTGTACAGACACCGACAG GGTGTGGTGTTGTCCAAGCTGGTGGAGGACTTCTTCAACATGAAGGAAGAGATCCTTTCACGGGACTTTGACCTGGGTTTCTCAGGGAACTCCGAGGACGTAGTGATGCATGCACTCAACCTGCTGGGAAACTGTGTGAATGTGACCAGCACTAACAGGAATACAGAGTTCATCATTGCCCCGAGCAACACTGTGCCAGCACTCTTTGAGCTCAATTTCTACAGCAACGGCCTCTTTCATGTCTTCATCGCGGATGCCATCATAG CTTGCAGTGCTCTGGCCATGCTGAGGGAGCAAGTCACAGAAGGTGAACTCAGCACCTCCTCCACTCTGCTCAGCCAAGAGAGACTCATCTGCCGAGCAGCAGGGCTCTCCCACTTCCTTTCCAATGAGGTCATTGTTGCCCTG